Proteins encoded within one genomic window of Bacillus sp. SM2101:
- a CDS encoding Rrf2 family transcriptional regulator, translating into MKISTKGRYGLTIMIELAKKYGDGPISLKSIAKTHDLSEHYLEQLIAPLRNARLVKSIRGAYGGYVLADDPSKITAGDIIRVLEGPISPVEVLDDEEPAKRQLWIRIRDAVKDVLDNTTLEDLASYSGGDQESYMFYI; encoded by the coding sequence ATGAAGATTTCGACTAAAGGTAGGTATGGACTTACAATAATGATTGAATTGGCCAAGAAATATGGTGATGGGCCGATTTCGTTAAAATCTATCGCTAAAACTCATGATCTATCTGAACATTATTTAGAGCAATTGATTGCTCCTTTACGCAATGCTAGGTTAGTAAAGAGCATTCGAGGAGCGTACGGTGGATATGTGTTAGCAGATGATCCATCAAAGATAACTGCTGGAGATATTATTAGAGTTTTAGAGGGACCAATTAGTCCAGTTGAGGTTTTAGATGATGAAGAGCCTGCCAAAAGGCAGTTATGGATACGAATTCGTGATGCTGTGAAAGATGTCCTAGATAATACTACACTAGAGGATTTAGCAAGTTACAGTGGTGGAGATCAAGAATCTTACATGTTTTATATATAA
- the pflB gene encoding formate C-acetyltransferase: MNRLSTIPTEVAWKNFKEGKWLDSIDVRDFIQTNVTPYTGKEDFLAPPTLKTTQLWDKVLELMKQERDNGGVLDIDTQTVSTITSHEPGYIDKNLESVVGLQTDEPLKRSIQPFGGIRMVKDACEAYGYDLDTEVEKTFTEYRKTHNQGVFDAYTPEMRKARKAGIITGLPDAYGRGRIIGDYRRVALYGVDRLMEEKSKAHARLENDLMSDTVIRDREEISEQFRALQELKDMAASYGYDISKPAVNAREAIQWLYFAYLAAIKEQNGAAMSLGRVSTFLDIYFERDIHNGVLTESEVQELVDHFVMKLRLVKFLRTPDYNELFSGDPTWVTESIGGMSLDGRPLVSKTSFRFLHTLDNLGPAPEPNLTVLWSTELPDHFTRYCSKMSIKTSSIQYENDDLMRKEYGDDYGIACCVSAMKIGKQMQFFGARANLAKALLYAINGGIDEKSGVQVGPSLDPITSNILNYEEVMKNYDEMLNWLAKLYMNTLNIIHYMHDQYSYERIEMALHDEEILRTMACGIAGLSVVADSLSAIKYAKVRPIRNEYGIAVDFEIDGDYPQFGNDDDRVDMIATELVETFMNKLRLYPTYRSSVPTQSILTITSNVVYGKKTGTTPDGRKAGEAFAPGANPLHGRDKNGALASLNSVAKLPYEDCLDGISCTFSMVPNSLGKEEQTRINNLVSILDGYMAQHGHHINVNVFEREQLLDAMEHPEKYPQLTIRVSGYAVNFIKLTRDQQIEVINRTFHESM; encoded by the coding sequence ATGAACAGATTGAGTACGATTCCAACGGAAGTTGCTTGGAAGAACTTCAAAGAAGGAAAATGGCTAGATTCCATAGATGTACGAGATTTTATTCAAACAAATGTTACACCCTATACGGGCAAGGAAGATTTCCTTGCCCCCCCAACTCTAAAAACCACTCAACTTTGGGATAAAGTATTAGAGTTGATGAAACAGGAACGGGACAATGGTGGTGTACTTGATATTGATACACAAACAGTATCAACCATTACTTCACATGAGCCAGGATATATTGATAAAAATCTTGAAAGCGTTGTAGGGCTACAAACGGATGAGCCATTAAAACGTTCCATCCAACCTTTTGGTGGTATCCGTATGGTAAAAGATGCTTGCGAGGCTTATGGATATGATCTCGATACAGAAGTCGAGAAAACGTTTACTGAGTATCGAAAAACACATAATCAAGGGGTCTTCGATGCTTATACTCCAGAAATGAGGAAGGCACGTAAAGCTGGTATCATTACTGGGTTACCAGATGCATACGGACGAGGAAGAATTATCGGTGATTATCGCAGAGTAGCATTATATGGTGTAGACCGTTTGATGGAAGAAAAAAGCAAGGCTCATGCTCGATTAGAGAATGATTTAATGAGTGACACAGTTATCCGTGATCGTGAAGAGATTTCTGAACAATTTAGAGCATTACAAGAGTTAAAAGATATGGCTGCATCATACGGGTATGATATATCAAAACCCGCTGTAAACGCTAGAGAAGCAATTCAATGGCTATATTTTGCATACCTTGCAGCGATAAAAGAACAAAATGGCGCTGCGATGAGTCTCGGTCGTGTATCCACATTTTTAGATATATATTTTGAAAGAGATATACACAATGGGGTTCTAACTGAATCAGAAGTCCAAGAATTAGTTGATCATTTTGTAATGAAGCTACGTCTTGTGAAATTTTTGCGTACTCCTGATTATAACGAGTTGTTTAGTGGTGACCCGACGTGGGTAACTGAATCAATTGGTGGTATGAGTCTTGACGGACGTCCACTTGTTTCCAAAACATCATTCCGCTTCCTACACACGCTTGACAATCTTGGACCAGCTCCTGAACCTAACTTAACAGTACTTTGGTCGACTGAGCTTCCAGATCATTTCACAAGATATTGTTCAAAAATGTCAATAAAAACAAGTTCCATTCAATATGAAAATGATGATTTAATGCGTAAAGAATACGGTGATGATTACGGTATTGCATGTTGTGTTTCTGCCATGAAGATAGGTAAACAAATGCAGTTTTTTGGAGCGCGTGCTAACTTGGCGAAGGCATTACTATATGCAATTAACGGTGGGATAGATGAAAAGTCAGGTGTGCAAGTTGGACCAAGCCTTGATCCAATTACTTCAAATATCTTGAATTATGAAGAAGTAATGAAAAACTATGATGAAATGCTAAATTGGCTAGCGAAGCTATATATGAATACATTAAATATTATACATTACATGCATGATCAGTATTCTTATGAGCGTATTGAAATGGCACTACATGATGAGGAAATATTACGTACTATGGCTTGCGGTATCGCTGGCTTATCGGTTGTAGCAGATTCTTTAAGTGCAATAAAATACGCAAAAGTAAGACCTATTCGAAATGAGTATGGAATCGCGGTTGATTTTGAAATTGACGGAGATTATCCACAGTTCGGTAACGATGATGATCGTGTTGACATGATTGCAACAGAGTTAGTTGAGACATTTATGAATAAGCTTCGTCTGTATCCGACGTATCGTTCTTCTGTACCGACACAATCTATATTAACTATAACTTCAAACGTTGTGTACGGGAAAAAAACAGGTACAACACCTGATGGAAGAAAAGCAGGTGAGGCGTTTGCACCGGGTGCCAACCCGTTACATGGACGTGATAAAAATGGAGCGTTAGCATCACTAAATTCTGTAGCAAAGCTTCCTTATGAAGATTGTCTAGATGGAATCTCTTGTACTTTTTCAATGGTTCCTAATTCTCTAGGTAAAGAAGAGCAAACGAGAATCAATAATCTTGTCTCTATCTTAGATGGATATATGGCACAACATGGTCATCATATAAATGTTAACGTGTTTGAACGTGAACAGTTACTTGATGCAATGGAGCATCCGGAAAAATATCCACAATTAACAATACGTGTTTCAGGTTATGCCGTGAATTTTATTAAATTGACACGCGACCAACAAATTGAGGTTATAAATAGAACATTCCATGAAAGTATGTAA
- a CDS encoding cysteine desulfurase family protein, which translates to MERIYLDHAATSPTHPDVVKEMSPYMSGIFGNPSSIHSFGRESRQAIDDARQTISANIGAKSTEIIFTSGGTEADNLALIGVALANKHRGNHIITTKVEHHAILHTCEYLETQGFKVTYLPVQENGIVSIEDVKASLTDQTILVSIMLANNEVGAIQPIKELSEIVRANGAYVHSDIVQGYNLFPIHVDDLGIDLLSVSGHKINGPKGVGYLYVRSGVKITPSLHGGEQERKRRAGTENVASIVGLKHAVQLSNKGRNERFELYSNYKKQMIDIFKQEEIDFSINGDLELTVPNILNVSFAGVSVEALLVNLDLIGIAASSGSACTAGSVDPSHVLVAMFGNGSERIQSSIRFSFGYGNNEEEIRKAAYEITKIVKRLTKH; encoded by the coding sequence ATGGAAAGAATATATCTTGACCATGCGGCAACTTCTCCAACTCATCCAGACGTTGTTAAAGAGATGAGCCCATATATGAGTGGAATTTTCGGTAACCCTTCTAGTATTCACTCCTTTGGCAGGGAAAGTCGCCAAGCCATAGATGATGCTAGACAAACAATCTCTGCTAATATTGGTGCCAAGTCAACAGAAATTATTTTTACGAGTGGTGGTACGGAAGCAGATAATTTAGCTCTGATTGGAGTTGCATTAGCAAATAAACACCGAGGTAACCATATAATTACAACTAAGGTTGAGCATCACGCTATTTTGCATACTTGTGAATATTTAGAAACCCAAGGCTTTAAGGTTACGTATTTACCAGTGCAGGAGAATGGAATTGTTTCTATTGAAGATGTAAAGGCATCATTGACAGATCAAACGATTCTTGTGTCAATTATGTTAGCTAATAACGAAGTTGGTGCAATTCAACCTATTAAAGAGTTAAGTGAAATTGTAAGAGCAAATGGTGCGTATGTTCATTCAGATATTGTACAGGGGTATAATTTATTCCCTATTCATGTCGATGACCTTGGTATTGATTTATTATCGGTTTCAGGGCATAAAATTAACGGCCCAAAAGGTGTTGGGTATTTATACGTTCGTTCTGGAGTGAAAATCACTCCAAGTTTACATGGTGGTGAACAAGAAAGAAAGAGACGTGCAGGCACAGAAAACGTGGCGAGTATTGTCGGTCTTAAGCATGCTGTTCAATTAAGCAACAAAGGCAGGAATGAACGCTTTGAGCTATATAGCAACTATAAAAAACAAATGATAGATATATTCAAACAAGAAGAAATTGATTTCAGTATCAATGGAGACCTTGAATTGACTGTACCAAATATATTAAATGTTAGTTTTGCAGGAGTAAGTGTCGAGGCTTTACTTGTTAACTTAGATCTTATAGGTATTGCGGCTTCTAGTGGCTCGGCTTGTACTGCCGGTTCTGTTGATCCATCACATGTTTTAGTAGCGATGTTTGGGAACGGCTCTGAGAGAATACAATCTTCGATCAGGTTTAGTTTTGGTTATGGAAATAATGAGGAAGAAATCCGAAAAGCAGCATATGAAATAACCAAAATTGTGAAACGGTTAACAAAACATTAA
- a CDS encoding RsfA family transcriptional regulator, whose amino-acid sequence MKVRQDAWSHEEDLLLAETVLRYIREGGTQLSAFEEVGDKLNRTSAACGFRWNAEVRGKYDQAIAIAKKQRKERKRALDRLKKQDELPSTISLPQITTVDDNHPVESYNLNNEFTTELLTTPVTTSVPPIEPSAGSNSISLEDCISYLKELKVQDQHSMRLQQENVQLQQENQTLSKQNKELVIKLEKMSEKQSMIQEDYQALVQIMDRARKMVLFDDNEERPSPAFRMDKNGNLEQLAK is encoded by the coding sequence GTGAAAGTTCGTCAAGATGCATGGTCTCATGAAGAAGACCTATTACTCGCAGAAACAGTACTTCGCTATATTCGTGAAGGTGGAACTCAGTTATCAGCCTTCGAAGAAGTTGGTGATAAGCTTAACCGAACTTCTGCTGCTTGTGGATTTCGGTGGAACGCGGAAGTAAGAGGAAAGTATGATCAAGCTATCGCCATTGCGAAAAAGCAAAGAAAAGAAAGAAAGAGAGCGTTAGACAGATTAAAGAAGCAAGATGAGCTTCCTAGTACAATTTCACTACCACAGATTACTACAGTTGATGATAACCATCCAGTAGAGAGCTATAATCTAAATAATGAGTTCACGACAGAGTTGTTGACTACGCCAGTGACGACATCAGTTCCACCTATAGAGCCATCAGCTGGATCAAATTCAATATCTCTAGAAGATTGCATTTCTTATTTAAAAGAACTTAAAGTACAAGATCAACATTCAATGAGATTGCAGCAGGAAAATGTACAATTACAACAAGAAAACCAAACTCTTTCAAAGCAAAATAAAGAACTAGTTATAAAGCTTGAAAAAATGTCCGAAAAGCAATCTATGATACAAGAAGACTATCAAGCATTAGTACAAATTATGGATCGAGCACGAAAAATGGTTTTATTTGATGATAATGAAGAAAGACCTTCTCCAGCTTTTAGAATGGATAAAAACGGAAACTTAGAACAATTAGCTAAGTAA
- a CDS encoding replication-associated recombination protein A, which translates to MITLLFESLVESPLSFRMRPRKLDEIVGQQHIIGPKTALYKMIVNGHVPSILLYGEPGIGKTSIAKAIAGTVNMPFVSINATTAGKKDIENAVRQAEVEGSLILFVDEVHRFNKAQQDYLLPHVEKGLITLIGATTENPFHDVNPAIRSRCGQIKELQRISREDMMTLLLRALTDSTRGLGSLDIEIADEALEIITQSTNGDARSALNILEDVVIASKEVDVEKIIVPIKTVEECVENKGFSHDKKGDIYYSLLSCLQKSIRGSDVNAALHYLARLIEGGDLTSIIRRLIVIAYEDISLAAPEVAVRTVTACEAVERLGLPEARIPLANVVVDQCLSPKTNSAYKALDMALEDVRKGYTGEIPLHLRDAHYKGAKTMGHGIGYKYPHDYPNGWVHQQYLPDELKDKEYFQPKQSGQEKQYAKVYERLKDLFDGK; encoded by the coding sequence ATGATTACTTTGTTATTCGAGTCATTGGTTGAATCCCCGTTATCATTTCGAATGAGACCTAGGAAATTAGACGAAATTGTTGGCCAACAACATATAATTGGACCAAAAACGGCGTTATATAAAATGATAGTTAATGGCCATGTGCCATCAATATTGTTATATGGAGAACCTGGTATTGGAAAAACTTCGATTGCCAAAGCTATTGCCGGGACGGTAAATATGCCCTTCGTTTCTATTAATGCAACTACAGCAGGCAAAAAAGATATAGAAAATGCTGTTAGACAAGCGGAAGTTGAAGGAAGTTTAATCTTATTTGTCGATGAAGTGCATCGGTTCAATAAAGCACAACAAGACTATCTTTTACCTCATGTTGAAAAAGGTTTAATCACATTAATAGGTGCAACTACTGAGAACCCCTTTCATGATGTAAATCCAGCGATTAGAAGCAGGTGCGGTCAAATAAAAGAATTACAACGTATTTCTAGAGAAGATATGATGACATTACTATTGAGAGCATTGACTGATTCGACAAGAGGCTTAGGTAGCTTAGACATTGAAATTGCTGATGAAGCTCTTGAAATAATTACTCAGTCGACTAACGGTGATGCACGATCAGCATTAAATATTCTAGAGGATGTAGTAATAGCATCAAAAGAGGTTGATGTGGAAAAAATCATCGTTCCTATTAAAACAGTAGAAGAATGTGTTGAAAATAAAGGTTTTTCTCACGACAAAAAGGGCGATATATACTATTCTCTATTATCTTGCTTGCAAAAGAGTATTAGGGGTAGCGATGTAAATGCAGCACTTCATTATTTAGCTCGGTTAATAGAGGGTGGAGATTTAACATCAATTATTAGAAGACTAATTGTCATTGCCTATGAAGACATATCTCTCGCTGCTCCAGAAGTAGCAGTAAGAACGGTTACTGCATGCGAAGCAGTTGAAAGACTTGGCTTGCCAGAGGCAAGAATTCCATTAGCTAACGTCGTTGTAGATCAATGTTTGTCTCCTAAAACAAACAGTGCATATAAAGCTCTTGATATGGCACTAGAAGATGTTAGAAAAGGTTATACAGGTGAAATCCCCTTACATTTACGGGATGCTCATTATAAAGGAGCTAAAACGATGGGGCATGGAATTGGTTATAAGTATCCTCACGATTATCCTAATGGCTGGGTACATCAGCAATATCTTCCTGATGAGCTAAAGGATAAGGAGTACTTTCAACCTAAGCAAAGTGGACAAGAAAAACAATATGCTAAAGTATATGAGCGGCTAAAAGACTTATTTGATGGAAAGTAA
- the adhE gene encoding bifunctional acetaldehyde-CoA/alcohol dehydrogenase, producing MAVEEKVLKQQQDVSKMINSLVDRGSKALKEFRNYDQEMINDIVKEMALAGLDQHMHLAKLAVDETKRGVYEDKIIKNIFATEYIYHNVKYDKTVGIINDNEHEGVIEVAEPVGVVAGVTPVTNPTSTTMFKAIIAIKTRNPIIFAFHPSAQKCSSEAARILRDAAVKAGAPEGCIQWIETPSIEATKQLMNHDGVAIVLATGGPGMVKSAYSTGKPALGVGAGNVPCYIEKSAEVKRSVNDLILSKTFDNGMICASEQAVIIDKEIYDEVKKEMIYHSCHFLSENEKKKVEKLVIDENKCAVNPNIVGKPAYEIAKMAGVEVPKDTKILIAELKGVGEAHPLSREKLSPVLACYKVNNTEEGITRAEEMLEFGGLGHSAVIHSEDQKTIEAYGKRMKACRVIVNAPSSQGAIGDIYNAYIPSLTLGCGSYGKNSVSSNVGTANLLNIKKIAKRNVNMQWFKLPPKVYFEKHSTQYLAKMPEISKALIVTDPGMVKLGYVDKVLYYLRKRQDYVHCEIFSNVEPDPSIETVMKGAEMMKEFQPDVIIALGGGSAMDAAKGMWLFYEHPETTFHGLKQKFLDIRKRTFKYPKLGNKAKFVAIPTTSGTGSEVTPFSVITDKKNNVKYPLADYELTPDVAIVDPQFVMTVPKHVTADTGMDVLTHAIEAYVSNMANDYTDGLAIKAIQLVFEYLPKAYHNGADELAREKMHNASTIAGMAFANAFLGINHSLAHKMGAEFHIAHGRANTLLMPHVIRFNATKPKKFTAFPKYKHFIADQRYAEIAKALGLPARTTEEGVESLIQAVIKLAKELNIPMSLPENGVDKKEFEEKVAILADRAFEDQCTPANPKLPLVTELEEIYRQTFKGV from the coding sequence ATGGCTGTTGAAGAAAAAGTATTAAAACAACAACAAGATGTTTCAAAAATGATTAATTCTTTAGTTGATCGTGGTTCTAAAGCTTTAAAAGAATTTCGCAATTATGATCAAGAAATGATCAATGACATAGTAAAAGAAATGGCTTTAGCAGGATTAGATCAACATATGCACTTAGCTAAGCTAGCAGTTGATGAAACAAAACGTGGTGTTTATGAGGATAAAATTATTAAAAACATTTTTGCTACTGAATATATTTATCATAACGTTAAATATGATAAAACTGTCGGCATTATTAATGATAATGAACACGAAGGTGTAATCGAAGTTGCAGAGCCAGTAGGTGTTGTTGCTGGTGTAACACCAGTGACAAATCCAACATCAACAACGATGTTTAAAGCAATTATTGCAATTAAAACTAGAAACCCAATTATTTTTGCTTTCCATCCATCTGCACAAAAATGTAGTAGTGAAGCAGCAAGAATTCTTCGTGACGCAGCAGTAAAAGCAGGAGCGCCTGAAGGTTGTATTCAATGGATAGAAACGCCATCTATCGAAGCAACAAAACAATTAATGAATCATGATGGGGTTGCGATCGTCTTAGCGACAGGTGGCCCAGGAATGGTTAAATCAGCTTATAGTACTGGTAAACCTGCGTTAGGTGTAGGTGCTGGTAACGTACCTTGTTATATTGAAAAATCTGCTGAGGTGAAACGTTCTGTAAATGATTTAATTTTATCAAAAACATTTGATAATGGTATGATTTGTGCTTCTGAACAAGCTGTTATTATCGATAAAGAAATTTATGATGAAGTGAAAAAAGAAATGATATATCATTCTTGTCACTTCTTATCAGAAAACGAAAAGAAAAAAGTAGAAAAACTTGTTATTGATGAAAACAAATGTGCTGTTAATCCAAACATCGTTGGTAAACCAGCTTATGAAATCGCAAAAATGGCTGGTGTAGAGGTACCAAAAGATACTAAAATTCTAATCGCTGAATTAAAAGGTGTAGGTGAAGCTCACCCACTTTCAAGAGAAAAGCTTAGTCCAGTACTAGCTTGTTATAAAGTTAATAATACAGAGGAAGGGATTACTCGTGCAGAAGAAATGCTAGAGTTTGGAGGTCTAGGTCACTCTGCTGTCATCCATTCTGAAGACCAAAAAACCATAGAAGCTTATGGAAAACGTATGAAAGCATGTCGTGTCATTGTGAATGCTCCATCTTCACAAGGGGCAATCGGAGATATTTATAATGCATATATTCCTTCATTAACATTAGGTTGTGGATCTTACGGTAAGAACTCTGTATCTTCAAATGTTGGAACAGCGAACTTATTAAATATCAAAAAAATTGCGAAAAGGAATGTCAATATGCAATGGTTTAAGCTTCCGCCAAAAGTTTACTTTGAAAAGCATTCTACTCAATATTTAGCAAAAATGCCTGAAATCTCAAAAGCATTGATTGTAACGGACCCAGGTATGGTGAAGCTTGGCTATGTTGATAAAGTTCTTTATTATTTACGTAAACGTCAAGATTACGTCCATTGTGAAATTTTCTCAAATGTTGAGCCAGATCCATCTATTGAAACTGTGATGAAGGGTGCAGAAATGATGAAAGAATTCCAACCTGATGTCATCATTGCACTTGGCGGTGGATCAGCGATGGATGCTGCAAAAGGAATGTGGTTATTTTACGAACACCCAGAAACAACGTTCCATGGCTTAAAACAGAAGTTTTTAGACATTCGTAAACGTACGTTCAAATATCCTAAACTAGGAAACAAAGCTAAATTTGTTGCAATACCAACAACTTCAGGAACTGGATCTGAGGTAACACCATTCTCTGTTATTACAGACAAGAAAAACAATGTCAAGTATCCGTTAGCAGATTATGAATTAACACCAGATGTTGCAATCGTAGATCCACAGTTTGTTATGACAGTTCCGAAGCACGTAACTGCAGATACTGGTATGGATGTTCTAACACATGCGATTGAAGCTTACGTTTCTAATATGGCAAATGATTATACGGATGGTTTAGCGATTAAAGCTATTCAACTAGTATTTGAATATTTACCAAAAGCTTATCATAACGGTGCAGATGAACTTGCAAGAGAGAAAATGCACAATGCATCTACAATTGCAGGTATGGCATTTGCAAATGCATTCTTAGGTATTAATCATAGCTTGGCACATAAAATGGGTGCAGAGTTCCATATTGCACACGGTAGAGCAAATACATTATTAATGCCACATGTTATTCGTTTCAATGCAACAAAACCGAAAAAGTTTACAGCATTCCCTAAATATAAACATTTCATTGCTGATCAACGTTATGCTGAAATTGCTAAAGCATTAGGTTTACCAGCACGTACAACTGAAGAAGGTGTAGAGAGCTTAATCCAAGCGGTAATTAAATTAGCGAAAGAACTAAATATTCCTATGAGTTTACCTGAGAATGGTGTAGATAAAAAAGAATTTGAAGAAAAAGTGGCAATTTTGGCAGACAGAGCATTTGAAGATCAATGTACACCAGCAAATCCAAAGTTACCATTAGTTACCGAGTTAGAAGAAATTTATCGTCAAACATTCAAAGGAGTATAA
- a CDS encoding tRNA threonylcarbamoyladenosine dehydratase — MLHQFSRNELAIGIEGLNILKNSTVAVLGIGGVGSFAAEALARSGVGRLVLVDKDDVDITNVNRQIHALLSTVGKPKADLMKDRIKDINPECQVIALKMFYTEETYEEFFSYGIDFVIDASDTICYKIHLMKECLQRKIPIISSMGAANKMDPTRFKIADISKTHTDPIAKVIRTKLRKEGIRKGIKVVFSDESPIVIREDIRKKIVPDENTPIRKAKMPPSSNAFVPSVAGLIMASHVVTELLTDIPIKRVNQG, encoded by the coding sequence ATGTTACATCAATTTTCTAGAAATGAATTAGCGATTGGGATAGAAGGATTAAACATTTTAAAAAATAGCACAGTGGCAGTACTTGGAATTGGTGGTGTAGGTTCATTTGCAGCTGAAGCACTAGCTCGATCTGGTGTAGGAAGGCTTGTATTAGTTGATAAGGATGATGTCGATATTACAAATGTAAATCGACAAATTCACGCTTTACTCTCAACAGTCGGTAAGCCAAAAGCTGACCTCATGAAGGACCGTATAAAAGATATTAATCCAGAATGTCAAGTGATTGCGTTGAAAATGTTTTATACAGAGGAGACGTATGAGGAATTTTTTAGTTATGGAATAGATTTTGTTATAGATGCGTCTGATACGATTTGTTACAAAATCCATTTAATGAAGGAATGCTTGCAGAGAAAAATTCCAATTATTTCAAGTATGGGTGCAGCAAATAAAATGGACCCTACACGTTTTAAAATAGCTGATATTTCCAAAACTCACACTGATCCTATTGCAAAAGTTATTCGAACGAAGTTAAGAAAAGAGGGTATCCGTAAGGGGATTAAAGTAGTATTTTCTGACGAGAGTCCTATTGTGATTCGGGAAGATATTCGCAAGAAAATTGTACCTGATGAAAATACACCCATTAGAAAAGCTAAAATGCCACCATCATCCAATGCTTTTGTTCCATCAGTAGCAGGGCTAATAATGGCAAGTCATGTGGTTACTGAATTGTTAACAGATATACCAATTAAACGAGTAAATCAGGGCTAA